The genomic region ACCATAATTTATGAATGCAGTTGAGATTCCTCTCAATTAGGCGAGAAAGTAATTAACACAATGTTGCTGTGAATTAGTGTATACTAATGAAGACACACTCACCCCACGAGCTCCCTTTGGACCACAAACTTCAAGATGTCATGTACGTGATCCAAACGATTGTAGATCTCCGATTACTGGCTGTCCATGTTTTGGTGGTATTATGCTACTTGCTACAAAAGAAGATCTGCAGCTACCATTCTGATTCGACAGTCTACATTTTATAATTTGATTCAAGTACATCGTTTACTGGTTTAGTATTAAACAGATTAACTCATCAGCATGATAAGGAAGGAAGAGTTGAGATTCGAAACTATCCAATATATATCCCAAAGTTGGACGCTTAAACAATCGCTTCAAGCAAAGTTAGCTTGTATCCACTAAATAATGGTAGTCCGCCGAGACGCAAACTACATTAATGTACGTAGCATATAATGAAAGTACGAAAGTCTAATTCAAATATTTTATAGTGGTTTGAAGTATTAAAACTCGAAATTTGAGAGCTGAGAAGAATCATTAGATTAGTTCATTATATAGTGTGATATAGTGTAAATTGTGAAACACACTACAAATAATGATTAATCTAATTCATCCATTTCCAAAATGATAGCATCATCATCATTAATTTAGTATTAGAAACTAAAAGCAAGACATGAACAGAGTTACAAAATCTCTGGTAATTTAGTATTAGCAATTTCTAGCACAATTCACATAAATATTATCTACTCTTAAGTTGGGACGTGTTACATGGGTTGCTATTATTGGTACTCTTAACTCTTAAGGGTGTTTTGGTGAAAGAAGTACATGAAAATGATAAAGTAGTGGGATTGATATCTCAACACGTCTCCGCACGTGTGGTGAATTTTCAAGCCTAACACGTGGATAACATTTAGGTAACATGGAGTTCGTGTAGTCATTTGGGCTTCACACTTGGACGTGGATAACCTGTTCTGATACCATAATAAAGTAATATGAGGTTCACATCTAAAACCAATTAGCAACAGATGAAGTGGTCCAAACCATTATAAACTTACAGACAAATTCTCATATACCGATGTGAGATTTATATCTCAACAGAAAATGGAAAGGGACACCACCGACCGGTCTTGGAGGTACCCTTAGGTCAAAGGATGAGGAAGTTGCTTAGCAACTCGAAACTATATATAACACTGTGAGAGAAGTGAACTAAAAACCGAAAAAGAGGCGCCTTTGCTTCTTTCTTACTTTATCACTCTCTTTTCCCTGGTTTATCTCTTTGGTTTTTGTTGTCGTGACTTGTGAGTATCAATGGCTGGATTGAAGGTGGTGTTTGTTGTCTTGGCCATCAGTTTCAGCCTTGGAGGGAACTGGGTCGGGGCTCAAGTCCACCATGTCGTCGGAGGAGATCGTGGGTGGGATCCTGCTAACTCCGATCTCACTTCTTGGTCCTCCGGCAAAAGCTTTATGGTCGGAGACACAATCTGTGAGTCTCTCTCTCTCTCCACCTCTCTAAACCCAACAAATATCTCATGCTTAATTTAGCTGCATTTGTTAAGTTTATGAGACACTCCGATCCAAGTAGAGGGTTCCCAAAAGTTTCTATAGTTTGAATTGACTAGTGTATGTGATGTAAGAACTCGAAAAAGATATGCGATTTTCATGCAATGTGTTTGTTCTCTAATCTTATAATCATGTTGGGAAATTGTGGATGGGCAGGGTTTGCATACTCTGCAGCGCATGGGTTCATAGCTGAAGTGAAAAGCAAGGAGGAGTTCGATTCTTGTGATGTAAGCAATCCGATCAGAATGTTCAAAGATGGGTTGGACAGCACCCCAATGGACAAGGAAGGACTACGCTACTTCACAAG from Fragaria vesca subsp. vesca linkage group LG3, FraVesHawaii_1.0, whole genome shotgun sequence harbors:
- the LOC101312029 gene encoding early nodulin-like protein 2-like, whose protein sequence is MAGLKVVFVVLAISFSLGGNWVGAQVHHVVGGDRGWDPANSDLTSWSSGKSFMVGDTIWFAYSAAHGFIAEVKSKEEFDSCDVSNPIRMFKDGLDSTPMDKEGLRYFTSSNPESCKNGLKLHVQVVPRQDRPQTVMPVVATSEISALAAAEAPSTPSGSAHLGSSLVLLSIGFALLGCVMGL